In Neisseria brasiliensis, the following proteins share a genomic window:
- a CDS encoding MarR family winged helix-turn-helix transcriptional regulator: MYEQLKLSNQLCFPLYALSKEITRRYTPFLQALDLTYPQYLVMLVLWEHGEQSVGELGEKLHLDSGTLTPLLKRLQAKELVERTRSIEDERSVIIRLTNSGRALEHQAVEIPGKMGTCLNLSADEIALLRKIATQSV; encoded by the coding sequence ATGTACGAGCAACTCAAGCTTTCAAACCAATTGTGTTTTCCGCTTTATGCCTTATCCAAAGAAATCACCCGCCGCTATACGCCTTTTCTGCAAGCGCTGGATTTGACCTATCCGCAATATCTGGTCATGCTGGTGTTGTGGGAACACGGCGAACAAAGCGTGGGCGAGTTGGGCGAAAAGCTGCATCTCGACAGCGGCACACTCACGCCACTGCTCAAACGTTTGCAAGCCAAAGAATTGGTCGAGCGCACGCGCAGCATTGAAGACGAACGCAGCGTCATCATTCGCCTGACCAACAGCGGCAGAGCCTTAGAGCATCAAGCAGTAGAGATTCCCGGAAAAATGGGCACATGCCTGAATTTATCGGCTGACGAAATTGCATTGTTGCGCAAAATTGCGACGCAATCTGTGTAA